Proteins encoded together in one Chitinophaga lutea window:
- a CDS encoding helix-turn-helix transcriptional regulator: protein MNLNEKLQKLMSDQPSKWRENAAERMATAGWRKNSIAVALRVLTILREKEMTQSALAELMGVSRQQISKIVSGSENLTFETIDKLEKALGAKLMIIEGGSTPPAAGVVQPGPDKKEGKAPRKAKK, encoded by the coding sequence ATGAACCTGAATGAAAAATTACAAAAGCTCATGAGCGATCAACCTTCCAAATGGAGGGAGAACGCAGCTGAAAGAATGGCAACGGCGGGCTGGAGAAAAAACTCGATTGCCGTTGCTCTCCGGGTATTAACGATACTCCGCGAAAAGGAAATGACCCAATCCGCCCTTGCTGAATTGATGGGCGTATCGCGGCAGCAGATCAGCAAAATCGTCAGCGGGAGCGAGAACCTGACGTTTGAAACGATTGACAAACTGGAAAAAGCGCTGGGCGCAAAGCTGATGATCATCGAAGGCGGCAGTACGCCACCTGCTGCCGGCGTCGTTCAACCCGGTCCAGACAAAAAAGAAGGTAAAGCGCCGCGCAAGGCGAAGAAATAA